A window of Blautia argi genomic DNA:
CGGAATTCAAACGTTCTACCATTAATTCCCAGGTAATCACACCGTCATTTTCAAAAGGCATTTCGTGAAGTACAAAGTAACGCACTGCGTCCACACCAAAGAAATCCACAAGCTGATCTGCATAAATTACATTTCCTTTGGATTTACTCATCTTTCCGTCACCCTGCAGAAGCCATGGATGTCCAAAAACCTGTTTCGGCAACGGCAAATCCAGAGCCATTAAGAAAATCGGCCAGTAAATAGTATGGAAACGGATAATGTCCTTTCCGATTAAGTGCAGGTCTGCAGGCCAGTCCTTTTTAAACTGCTCTGTGCTTTCTCCGTCACAGTCATAACCGATTCCTGTGATATAGTTTGTCAAAGCGTCCAACCATACATAGACCACATGTTTTGGGTCAAAATCTACCGGAATTCCCCATTTAAAGGAAGTCCTGGATACACATAAGTCCTGTAATCCCGGCAGAAGAAAGTTGTTCATCATCTCATTCTTTCTGGATACCGGCTGAATAAATTCCGGGTGTGTATTGATGTGATCAATCAGACGCTGTGCATATTTGCTCATTCTGAAGAAATATGCTTCTTCCTTTGCAGGAGTTACCGGACGTCCGCAGTCCGGACATTTGCCGTCTACTAACTGAGATTCTGTAAAGAAGGATTCACAGGGAGTACAGTACATACCTTCATAATAGCCTTTGTAAATGTCCCCCTGGTCATACAGCTTTTTGAAAATCTTCTGCACCTGTTTTTCATGGTCTTCGTCTGTGGTACGGATAAATTTGTCATAGGAAGTGTTCATCAAATCCCAGATGCTCTTAATTTCTCCTGCCACATTGTCTACAAATTCCTTGCAGGTCACACCGGCTTCTGCTGCCTTTAATTCAATTTTCTGTCCATGCTCATCTGTTCCTGTCTGGAAAAAGACATCATAACCCTGCTGTCTTTTAAATCTTGCGATGCTGTCTGCCAGCACTGCCTCATAAGTATTTCCAATATGAGGTTTGCCTGATGTATAGGCAATGGCTGTTGTAATATAATATTTCTTCTTATCCACTTTTCTTCCTCCTGTTCTAAGAGAGTATGGCTAATTTCCTT
This region includes:
- the metG gene encoding methionine--tRNA ligase; this translates as MDKKKYYITTAIAYTSGKPHIGNTYEAVLADSIARFKRQQGYDVFFQTGTDEHGQKIELKAAEAGVTCKEFVDNVAGEIKSIWDLMNTSYDKFIRTTDEDHEKQVQKIFKKLYDQGDIYKGYYEGMYCTPCESFFTESQLVDGKCPDCGRPVTPAKEEAYFFRMSKYAQRLIDHINTHPEFIQPVSRKNEMMNNFLLPGLQDLCVSRTSFKWGIPVDFDPKHVVYVWLDALTNYITGIGYDCDGESTEQFKKDWPADLHLIGKDIIRFHTIYWPIFLMALDLPLPKQVFGHPWLLQGDGKMSKSKGNVIYADQLVDFFGVDAVRYFVLHEMPFENDGVITWELMVERLNSELANTLGNLVNRTISMSNKYFGGEVKNTNVCEPVDEELKAVVLETKAKVAAKMEELRVADAITEIFTLFKRCNKYIDETMPWALAKDEEKKDRLATVLYNLVEGICIGASLLESFMPETTEKILAQLNAGKRTYEELDTFGLYPSGNKVTEKPEILFARLDVKEVLEKVEEMRAKEAAQNAPEEAKEEAPVIDIEAKEEVTFDDFMKMQFQVGEIIACEEVKKSKKLLCSQVKIGSQVKQIVSGIKAHYKPEDMVGKKVMVLVNLKPAKLAGILSEGMILCAEGQDGELALMTPEKEMPAGAEIC